The following proteins are encoded in a genomic region of Phaeodactylum tricornutum CCAP 1055/1 chromosome 1, whole genome shotgun sequence:
- a CDS encoding predicted protein, with the protein MKRTKVPPVIRCRTPGADDTDDHDDPPAQQKPWKMLPPLRGTVSKRPNATGPPSPLATKVAREDCGDSVARVTILPGSLGIPVFGGRKYSVAPPSSPPPSLQRICSMVWTGPAQAGKTTLLRSFVQRKYYQASENSVRVQSDIDHEPWELDYFRKDYSFQTNVTIYLLPRMSISTRKSLPDSQRAILKKAEYVFLTVSSLDPDLDGTIRDWTTWLHWQISSSASLQSDNTPKMVLLLTQADLLPTRYTSPFSLIQLGSRVEQMFQSPHHAQLHSYHFCTATLGDTTWESVDDIVRHVLDEDTPRTAKLFMHTPERLLPEKTPVTPGDTIDTVDQTADDSSSAT; encoded by the exons ATGAAACGAACCAAGGTCCCTCCCGTAATCCGTTGTCGGACGCCTGGAGCGGACGACACGGACGACCACGACGACCCTCCGGCCCAACAAAAACCTTGGAAGATGCTGCCCCCACTTCGCGGCACGGTGTCGAAACGTCCCAACGCCACCGGACCCCCGTCGCCGTTGGCCACGAAAGTGGCTCGCGAAGATTGCGGAGATTCCGTAGCGCGGGTTACCATTCTTCCCGGATCGCTCGGGATCCCCGTATTTGGGGGACGGAAGTATTCGGTGGCACCACCGAGCtcaccgccgccgtcgctCCAACGGATATGTTCCATGGTATGGACGGGCCCCGCGCAAGCGGGGAAAACAACCTTGTTGCGATCGTTTGTCCAACGAAAGTATTACCAGGCGTCCGAAAACTCCGTCCGTGTACAGTCTGACATCGATCACGAGCCCTGGGAGCTCGATTATTTTCGCAAGGATTATTCCTTTCAAACAAA TGTTACGATTTATCTACTCCCTCGGATGTCGATCTCGACACGGAAATCCTTACCGGATTCGCAACGAGCGATTCTGAAGAAAGCGGAATACGTCTTCTTAACCGTGTCGAGCCTGGACCCCGACTTGGACGGCACCATTCGAGACTGGACGACATGGTTACATTGGCAAATATCATCCTCGGCTTCGTTGCAATCCGACAACACGCCAAAAATggtgcttttgttgacgcaaGCTGATCTGTTGCCGACACGGTACACATCCCCGTTTTCGTTGATACAGCTCGGTTCCCGCGTCGAGCAAATGTTTCAAAGCCCCCACCACGCCCAACTCCACTCCTACCATTTTTGTACCGCAACATTGGGCGATACAACCTGGGAATCTGTGGATGACATTGTGCGTCACGTGCTGGATGAGGATACACCACGGACGGCCAAATTGTTTATGCATACACCGGAACGACTCTTGCCCGAGAAGACTCCGGTAACACCTGGCGATACGATTGACACTGTAGATCAAACGGCCGACGACTCCTCCTCCGCAACTTAA
- a CDS encoding predicted protein produces the protein MSKLSFFVVALVVAMAQAFVPASQIRTPATFVAKETSAFALNMAEDTYWEGEYPPSKVLGPIMSKMPSGLLGMLSLVFLGGCAYSIAMSNVLVQVPGAVENGSWVKWYYVAGSFGGPLAWGTHVAAWIQHTVGRLSRAFLATIQDIHSARHGLYRSPSQCGPRPLQDQKLSQKSSPTCRESSAQNNSTMVRLLNAARWGASWSVVVVLLLGQVSADRRTLLRIEHAQTPATGNRVTSMEFGRRVTAVKEAPANDIEMAFRELAESDAFSSFSVPSMSMSMPRAFSLDYGLPPTLPPSLSTIQINSVAPKLLVIGASEAAMASPTSSAGVAASIGARDEPMVPSQSSYTQGASIAVVGAFLALVVGAVVYRRRRASRSSYGFLVEGTSSPASTVAFFD, from the exons ATGTCCAAACTtagcttcttcgtcgttgccttggTGGTCGCAATGGCCCAGGCTTTTGTCCCTGCTTCTCAAATTCGAACCCCGGCTACCTTTGTCGCCAAGGAAACTTCGGCTTTCGCGTTGAACATGGCGGAAGATACGTACTGGGAGGGTGAATACCCGCCGTCCAAGGTCCTGGGACCCATCATGTCCAAGATGCCTTCGGGCCTTTTGGGTATGCTCTCCCTTGTCTTCCTCGGCGGATGCGCTTATTCAATTGCCATGAGCAACGTTCTCGTGCAGGTGCCGGGGGCCGTCGAAAATGGTAGCTGGGTCAAGTGGTACTATGTCGCTGGATCCTTCGGAGGTCCGTTGGCCTGGGGAACCCACGTCGCCGCCTGGATCCAGC ACACCGTTGGACGACTCTCCAGAGCATTCCTTGCCACGATCCAGGACATACACAGTGCGCGGCATGGTCTATACCGCTCACCTTCGCAGTGCGGTCCCCGTCCACTCCAGGATCAGAAGCTCTCACAAAAAAGTTCTCCGACTTGCCGAGAATCGTCCGCACAAAACAATTCAACAATGGTCCGTCTTTTAAACGCTGCTCGCTGGGGAGCCTCTTGgagcgtcgtcgtcgttctcttGCTGGGACAAGTCTCGGCTGATCGGCGCACACTCCTCCGTATTGAGCATGCCCAGACTCCTGCTACCGGAAATCGTGTAACTTCAATGGAGTTTGGCCGCCGCGTGACGGCTGTGAAAGAGGCTCCTGCCAACGATATAGAAAT GGCCTTTCGCGAACTTGCCGAGTCGGATGCGTTTTCCAGTTTCAGCGTTCCTTCTATGTCTATGAGTATGCCACGGGCGTTCAGTTTGGACTATGGCTTGCCCCCCACTTTGCCGCCTTCTCTCTCAACGATACAGATCAATTCCGTCGCGCCGAAGTTGCTGGTGATTGGGGCTTCGGAGGCTGCGATGGCCAGCCCGACTTCTAGCGCCGGTGTTGCCGCGTCTATTGGTGCCCGGGATGAGCCCATGGTCCCCTCTCAAAGTTCTTATACCCAAGGTGCCTCCATTGCTGTGGTTGGTGcctttttggctttggtTGTCGGAGCTGTGGTGTACCGTCGTCGCCGTGCTTCCCGAAGTTCCTACGGTTTTCTCGTTGAGGGCACTAGTAGCCCGGCATCTACCGTTGCTTTCTTTGATTAG